Within the Acidobacteriota bacterium genome, the region GCCAACGATGGCATTGCCGCAGGCGCCGGCTTCGCAGTCGTCATCCTCTACTTCGCGGGCGGGTGTATCATCGGTCTCTTCTTTCTGATGAGGCAGAGGTGGGTCATATGGAAGCCGGCGGTCATATGGGCCGTACTGATCGCCGGACTCCAATCGCTGGTATTTCTCAATCGGTGGCCGCTTCTGTGGATGGGGTACGACACCGCGATATCTCAGCAGACCTTTGTCCTCCAGCAGATCGCCATCGCCCTTGGACAGCTGGTAGGCATGGGAGCGATTCTCGCGCTCTCGTTTATGGCCGCGGAAAGCCTCGGCAGACGCGCATTCCCGCACCACGTTCAGTTCTGGCGAACATGGTCGGTTGAGGTGACACCAACCAAGACGATCCTCGGCCAGACGGTCGCGGGCTTCCTGTTGATCGGAGTGTTCTTCGCCTACGACGTCTGGCTCTACGCCTATGCCGCGAAGAACTTCGGCTGGTGGTCGCCGTCGAGCGCACTTACCGATCCGAACGTGCTCGCCCACTACCTCCCGTGGCTGACCTCGATCGCCAACTCCCTGCAGGCCGGCTTCTGGGAAGAGTGTCTGTTCCGGGCGGTTCCGATCGCGGGCGCGGCACTCCTCGGACGTCGCTTCGGCAAGACCTGGCTGTGGATCGCCGCAGCAATGGTGCTGCAGGCGGTGATTTTCGGAGCCGGTCACGCCAACTACCCGGCCCAACCAGCCTATGCCCGATTGGTGGAGCTGATCATCCCGGCGCTCGGTTTCGGGGGGCTCTACCTGGTCTTTGGCCTGGTGCCGGCAATCGTGCTCCACTTCGCCTTCGACGTCGTCTGGTTCGCGTTGCCCCTCTTCGCCGCGGACACTCCGGGGATCTGGGTCGACCGTAGCCTGGTCATCGTCCTCGCGATGGTTCCGTTGTGGATGGTGATGCTCGCGCGAGGGTATACGAGATCCTTCGGAGAAGTTCCCGAAGACGACTACAACCGCGCGTGGGAGGCGCCGCCTGCTCCGGCGCCAACCCCGGCGAGATCTGAAGTTGTCACCTCTGACCTTGCTCCGAAGGTGCGCTCCTACCTCATTTGGCTCGGCGCTGCGGGGATCGTCGTCTGGGGCCTGACGTCGAACTTCACGACCGATGTCCCGGGCCTCTCGCACAGGGACCGGGAGGCCCGATCCGCAGCGCGCGCCATGCTTGCCGAGCGCGGGATCGAGCTCGAGCCCGAATGGCGCGAGCTGAGCATGGCGGACGCACCACTGGGTCTGCAGGATCGATTCGTATGGCAGGAGGGCGGGCCCGAAGCCTATCGGGAGCTGGTCGGACGGTACCTGCCGATCCCACGAAGGATCGTTCGCTACGCGAGATTCGAAGGCGATGTCGCCGAAAGAGCGGAGGAATACAGCGTCTTCATCGGACCGGACGGTG harbors:
- a CDS encoding CPBP family intramembrane metalloprotease; amino-acid sequence: ANDGIAAGAGFAVVILYFAGGCIIGLFFLMRQRWVIWKPAVIWAVLIAGLQSLVFLNRWPLLWMGYDTAISQQTFVLQQIAIALGQLVGMGAILALSFMAAESLGRRAFPHHVQFWRTWSVEVTPTKTILGQTVAGFLLIGVFFAYDVWLYAYAAKNFGWWSPSSALTDPNVLAHYLPWLTSIANSLQAGFWEECLFRAVPIAGAALLGRRFGKTWLWIAAAMVLQAVIFGAGHANYPAQPAYARLVELIIPALGFGGLYLVFGLVPAIVLHFAFDVVWFALPLFAADTPGIWVDRSLVIVLAMVPLWMVMLARGYTRSFGEVPEDDYNRAWEAPPAPAPTPARSEVVTSDLAPKVRSYLIWLGAAGIVVWGLTSNFTTDVPGLSHRDREARSAARAMLAERGIELEPEWRELSMADAPLGLQDRFVWQEGGPEAYRELVGRYLPIPRRIVRYARFEGDVAERAEEYSVFIGPDGEIQRMTHQLPESRPGPELDEEAARKIAQEAVRNRYELSPDEVEEVSAEPAQLPDRRDWSFVFKDREGYPLESGEARIAIDIAGDEVVATGRFVHIPEEWERAWRNRRGVTRVAQIASVILLVLLYLAGAVFAIVRWSRHRFASSTFAVFFAFLAVVGGLQIFNSFRSASAQFVTAQPFKLQTAILIVGGLIAMTGIAAVSSLLIGLAHRMVPEQSGNADRASIAAGFGLGALLAALGAVGQSLAPSTMPSWPDLSSAGDFLPLLGTAFGTVTSWITGTALFLLAVLTLNTATDSWRRRKGLASTVLVLFGLVVTGSEGIESIPMWLVEGGLTGVVLLSVWVLVLRYQPTIVPTVTAAGSALGAFREAIIRPYPGAAAGSVIGGLVVVAAAWWWYRRLTSDSKVQDARTSVPAIGHQVTEMEEES